Genomic DNA from Orcinus orca chromosome 6, mOrcOrc1.1, whole genome shotgun sequence:
tattatttttttttctttttaagctttatGCAATATCTTGAACACAAGGAAGATAGCCTTACAAAGGAATACTTCCTTACAAACCTCTAGGATGTAGGCAAGGAAAGAGGAGGGTGTCACACACATAGAAATGTACTTTGCTGTGGGCTTTCAGCCCTCATCAAAACATGCCAGCTATTCTTGGGCCTCGGACCAGACAGCACAAGCTGGCACTTGGTATGGAATTAGGTGCAATTTGCCTGAGCTACACGATCAagcctccttcatttttttataaataaataaataaataaataaataaatttatttagttgcggcgagtgggggctactcttcgttgcggtgcgcgggcttctcattgcggtggcttctcttgtcgcgcagcacgggccctaggcgcgcggtcttcagcagttgtggcacgagggctctagagtgcaggctcacttgcggctcaggggcttagttgaggctcaggggcttagttgctccgcggcatgtgggatcttcccagaccggggatcgaacccatgacccctgcactggcaggcggattcttaaccactgtgctaccagggaagtcccgaggctCCTTTACTTTTATCAGCAGGTGGATCATAAGGGCAAACTTCAGCGTGTGACTCGGTCATTAAAGGAAAATTGGACCCAAGCATTAGCCATTATTGAGAGGATGGAAAGGTACAGATGTCCAACTGCTGAAACATCCAATAAGTATCTTATCAAGGTCAGCAAGGAAGCCAATAACTCTCAGAGAAGTGGCTCTGGCTCAGGTGCTATCGTTTACAAAGGCTGAGCCCCTGGCTTCACCCTACACTCTGTATCCACTTATGCTGGTGCCTGAGCTTCATTATGGGAGGCCTATCAGAGTAACAGATGGCAGGGGTGAGCAGGCATACCTGAGcaggcaaggatttttttttttttttaaacatctttattggagtataattgctttacaatggtgtgttagtttctgctttataacaaagtgaatcagctcctGGCAAGGATTTTAAGTTCCACttaaaggaagaaattttaatatGGTCCTGAAATTTCTTTAAATAGGTTCATGTCTACATGAAGGGCTGATCCTGAAATTGGGAATGTGTCAGGATCAGTGAGCCGCCTGGCTGGGCTTAGACTGCTAGTCAGATAGGCATTTACTGAGGGCACAGGAAATCTAATTCTTATTGAGAGATTTTGAGATTTGGACTGGGGGATTTGTTTCTCACCAAAAGAGCATGCAATATTCTTCACTGCCAAACTGGCTCATACGTCATCTCTTGAGCCAGCTGATGACTGCATTTTGTATTTTAGCCATGAAAACCCTTTTAGTTCAAACAGTTCCAATGAAACAGCTAGATCTATAGTTTTGTTTTCCCAGCACACTTTgtcatctttcttcttctggtTTCTACCTCCTGCCCTGCTTTCCCTTGGGGAATTTCTCCCCTTAAGTCAGGAGGTCTTAGGAGAGGTACTCAATTACAAGATGAGTACATGATCCAGTCCTAGCCAATCAGAATAAACCATCTCCTCAGGCATAGTGACTGGTTTAGCAAAAGTCATGTGACCCAAGCAGGACCAATCAAAATCTTTCCTGGGACTTTTCCACTGGGCTAAAAtggaaaactgctttaaaaaatgttcaaaataaagaattttaaacataTGCAAAACGAGTGAGAATACTATATAGACCCCCTGTACTCAACACCCAGCTTCAACATTTATCAACTCAtagacaatcttgaaaaagaataaactgtCTTTTTACTGGGGCTGTTGGACCTAGGAGGATGGTGTTGCCAAAAGACATCATATCTGTCAGTGGAGAGACAGACTGACTTCAAAATATacccaaacagaaaatgaaattgagGCAAAACCATGAGGACCCCACATGAGCTCCTTAATACAGCTGAGCCTGAAGCCACTGCCACTCCTGTACTTTATTTCTGCTTAAGCCAGATTTAGGAGGATTTCTGTCACTGGCAAAATgtattgtctgatatgaaaacCTTGAAGAAACACTcagtaagtaattaaaaaaattttttgtttattttgggaaaatagaatttatgaaaaatctttaggaggaataaatgagaaagggaactttatacatattaaaagAAGATCACCAGCATTTTAACTTCACTAGACTCAAAGGATAATTTCAGTCCCATTGAAATAACAGCCATctactaaaaattttaaactaaataacATAAATATCATTAAGAGATATAACAAAGGGTGAATATTTtcacccttaaaaaaaaactcaccaaGTAATCAAGTCCCTAGACCCATTCAGAGTGTCTGATTCTGTACTATCTTCAAAGCAATGCATGAATAGATACAATCACTCCTACATTAGCTGTCTGGTATACCATTCTTGGGTATGTAATGAACTATTTCTCCTGGCTGCTCCTTCACAATCCACTTTGATTGGACAATACTTACACTTTTGCTTTGCTAGTTCTTGCATTAGGTCTTCATACACTTGTGAAAAGAGGTCCTCTTCAGATTTTGTTCCATCTAGGTAAACTGAGAAGGGGGAAAAGAGAGCAGTTTAAATGCTAACAGGCTTATTAATACAGGATGCTTACTCTGGCACTTGGCATCTCTTGAGAACACCAATAGGTTTAACCAAAGAACCCAGGAAcataacttaaaaagaaattaatagccATTAAAGAGAGAAGTATATCACAGCCAGGTACAATGGGTAAGAAATTTTGATTTATTGCAGAGAAAATTCAAACTAGCtgatgtgaaaattaaaaaagaaagaaacagagttaAGTGGCACTGTGCATATGGTACTTTAGGAGCACTGAAGAGGTCCCTTCTCAAAACAATCATTTATGGAATTCCCCGGCAGTgcactggttaggactccaggttcaatcctggtccgggaactaagctcccacaagctgcacagcatggcaaaaaaaaagaaaaaagaaagaaagaaaaagaaaccacttAAGGGAGTAGTTCTTGAGCTTACTTATACATCAGGATCACCTGTGAGGCTTCTTAAACCATGCAGGGGGTCTGAGTTCACATGTGTACTGAATCTGAATTCTCCAGGCCcatgagatatatatttttaacaaaactgGCATAGTCAGTTTGGGATAAAAAGCAGAAGTTATGTAggttaaaggaaagaaagggccTTCTAGTCAGAAAACTGCAGAGGTTAGGGAGGTAGGAGGAACTTTGCCTGTtaaggaaaagatgctcagtttGGAAAGGCTAGAATGTGGGGAGGCAGGAACAGTATAGAGATGAGATTTTAGAGCTGTGCCTTAGTCTTCAGTGGCCTTGAGGTCTGGCTGTTTGGATTTTATACTGAAGGGCTGGAGACTCTTTGAAGGTATTTAAGCAAGGTAGGAGCATGGTTGGATTTGCATtttagatggagagagagaggggtagTAAGAAGACTTCCCTGCAACCAATGGTCCATGTTGGGAGTGGTGTGGCCAGAATGTTATGAGAGGCTCTGTGGATGGGGAAGAGGGGTTGAACTGGACTGAAGAAGGGATCATAATAGCCGCCAGATCATGGGGAGGCCCTGTGTGCTTTCTGTAGCTACCAAAGAGGCCACGAGGCTTCTCACAATATGCGCAACTCCCTTTATTCTGAAAAGATACGTCAGTTTTGATTGCTCTACCCCATCCAAAACccttctctctccagcctcctgCATCTTCTCCATGTGGTACTCTATATCCCAAGGATCTGTTCTTGGCCCAGGCCCATAGATccagatatttatttctaaatcacTGCTTTAAGTCCCTCAGGCATCTCAACTTCATTATGTGCGAAACAGACTCGCATTCCTCCTTGCAAATCTGCGACTCCTTcactttttcctattttctgaaaTAATGCCTGCCAATTCCTGAGCTGTTGTCCTTGCCACCTCAGTTGCCTGCACCCTCCATGACTATCCTATCACGCAGTTCTTCTGAGTACATATGTCCAATATTGCACCCTCTACATCTACCCTTCACATAGCCAGAGGGATCttactaaaacaaaaattttatatctACCATATCCTTGTATAAAGCCTCTCTGTACAGGGCTTCCCACTTTCCTTAGGATAATGACCTAAGTCCTTAACTGGTCTATGGCCTTGCAGGGTTTGGACCCTTCCTCTATCAGCAACATCACCTCTTGCCTTGGCTTTCTCTACCACAACCTTCCTTCTGGTGCCCCTTGGTCTTTTCATGCACCATACCCACCATCTGGGGTGACCTTCTATCTCCCCAAGTTACCTCCCTTTGTCCAGTTATATCTATCATCTCGCTTAAATATGGCTTCCTCAAGGAAGCCTTCCCGGATTGCTGAGACTTGGGCGGTCCCCCTGAAGCTCAGTGTCACAGTACTCAGCACAGCTAAAAAGGATAATCTTGTGCGTCATCCATTTAACATCCATTTTCCTGACAGAATGCTGGTTCATAAGAGTAGAGACTGAGTCTGCCTTATTTCCCTTGATATCACCAGGGTAGTGCCTCGTACAGGGAAGGCATTcaatcaatatttgctgaatgaatgaccaTCTAGAAGTTGACAAACTTTCACAAGAGCCATAGAGAAACAGAAGGCAGGAGAGCCAGTGTGGAAAAGGGGGATCCCAGAGCGTTCTAGCTTAAAGTGTCCTTTTATAATCTAATACATGAGAAAAATGCCTTCTAAAGTCCTTTCTTTTGTGTACTTTGAGGCAATGACAAGTAAAAAGCCTTCCGCGAGGGAAGAAAAGGCACTTACCGATTTCCCATGAGatgttctctatttcttttctgtgcTTTAGATACATGGGCCACACGTGGCCCTCAAAGTACCCTGGGGTGTCTGGAGGCTCGTAGATCCTTGTACTATCAAAATACGTAGGAAACTTTAGGTTGacataaacacaattgataaagtaaaataatggtCAGGACAACGGGGAAATCACTCAGAGACTGAGTCTAAACAGGATTACGACTACACTTTTTAGACTCAATGCCAGTTACAAAGACAACACCCAATGGATTCAGTCCCCTGATCTAAAAAATGAACTCTAATTCACTACCATTCATAATTATTTCCCCCCTCTAGTGATTTATAGAAGAATTGAGAGACAAATGTTAATGTAAATAATGACAGAGATACTCATATGTTGTAGTAAGCTTTAAACTAATCGGTGTTCTCTGTGGCTGTAGCAGAATACAGGCCCCCTAATTTAAAACCATAATCAACATGGGATTGCTTCATATGAGGATTTAGGAAAGATAAGCCAAAGAGCTTGTACAAGAGCCTTTTCTTAGAAAAGTAATTTGCATTACTCCATGTGGGTGACCATTTATGGAAAAAGGTCTTGCTCTTTGTATGAAGAATTGAGGCTTCTCTTGCTTGAAAAATGACATATACACATTGCTCAATAATGCTGTTTCCTCGTTTTTCCTAAAGTTTGTCTTTTGAATTACAATCCACAAAggcaatttcaaaacttacctcctcctcctcttacATTCTTCATACGGAATGGTCAGAAAATAGCTTCTATTCCATATAGTGTCAAGGGGCCTAAATTAACAGCATATTTAGTgcacaaagtttttttttcccattcattcaGAGTCAATATTAGAGTGGGGAATGCTTACTTGTAATTATAGAGAAGGAAACCTTCGATAATTAAGATGGGAATTTCCTCAGTGTTTCCCCTGTCTCTTGATGCCAGAGGGTGTGCTGCGCTTTCCATCCAGCGGGAAATGGCGGACATCATTTCCTCCATGTTAAGTGCTTCAAGCActtcaaacaaacacaaaaatatgaaatcaatACAACAAAAGTTTTACACTGTGGCTTTTTATGATGAGTACAGCCAGTggtctataaatatataaaataacactATTTTATTTACCCTTCAAAACACCTaattagggactttcctggtggtccagtggttaagaatctgccttccaatgtaggggacacgggttcgatccctggtctgggaactaagatcccacatgctgcggggcaactgaGTCTgagcgctctagagcctgcgtgccacaaccagagagctcacgtgccgcaactactgagtccacgtgctctaactagagaggagcccacatgccacaactagagagaagcccacgcaccacaatgcagagcctgtgcaccgcaactaagagcctgtgcgccgcagctAAGACTAAAAAAACACCAAATTAACAAATGTTTTAGACAAAAAATATAAACTCTAATATTGATAAAGTGGTATGCTTGATATATTTTCattctggaaaattttatttatctatttatttatttttggctgcactgggtctttgttgctgcacgtgggctttcacTAGCTGctgcgagcagggactactctgttgtggtgcgagggcgtctcatcgcagtggcttctgttgttgcagagcacgggctctaggcgtgcaggcttcagtagttgtggctcttgggctctagagcgcaggctcagtagttgtggcacacaggcttagttgctccgcggcatgtgggatcttcccggaccagggctcaaacctgcgtcccctgcattggcaggcagattcttaaccactgcaccaccaggaaactcctggaaaattttaaacatatacaaaagtagagcATAGAGTACAATGAACTCCCATGTCCCCATTACCAGCTTTGACAATTATAAACTCATTGCTTTATTTATAACTTCTATTCCCCCTTG
This window encodes:
- the NMRK1 gene encoding nicotinamide riboside kinase 1 isoform X2; the protein is MKTFVIGIGGVTNGGKTTLAKNLQKRLPNCSIISQDNFFKPESEIETDENGFLQYDVLEALNMEEMMSAISRWMESAAHPLASRDRGNTEEIPILIIEGFLLYNYNTRIYEPPDTPGYFEGHVWPMYLKHRKEIENISWEIVYLDGTKSEEDLFSQVYEDLMQELAKQKCLQVTA
- the NMRK1 gene encoding nicotinamide riboside kinase 1 isoform X1, encoding MKTFVIGIGGVTNGGKTTLAKNLQKRLPNCSIISQDNFFKPESEIETDENGFLQYDVLEALNMEEMMSAISRWMESAAHPLASRDRGNTEEIPILIIEGFLLYNYKPLDTIWNRSYFLTIPYEECKRRRSTRIYEPPDTPGYFEGHVWPMYLKHRKEIENISWEIVYLDGTKSEEDLFSQVYEDLMQELAKQKCLQVTA